One genomic window of Candidatus Parvarchaeota archaeon includes the following:
- a CDS encoding AAA family ATPase, translating to MDFADKHSPKSFSEFVGNREVVDELKKWALEWQRGRRQKPVLIVGPTACGKTCLARLVAKEFGWELVHSSASQKRSAAQIESGFLLAASTTAMDGGRRLVLFDDVECVWQQDKGATAAIASLLQNSRQPTILTATDAYDKKVAQLKYHCTVVELKRPTAISIRKVLERIRDAQGLAADDGMLELVSRNANGDMRGAINDLQARNTEATRDREKNIFETVRGIMKARAYGEAKGAYSQSGQEHDEVKAWVGWNIPLEFDGGEQVAGEQEIEAMARAFGCLSRADMFDGRIRKRQYWVLLRYSSDLMSAGVALSKTAQTAKFVKYERPPFSYKFSAQFGAARQISRKIARVAHCNIKESAWYLPLVADAFKKSPLEVKSLYGFEDEELATICKATESTIKKLLEKAQAQENAASETKTKEDGTEAVKSLGEKEALVKKPKKTEESDNAKKIEKKTMAKLGEEGSIEPAGKKMEADAGAKAAKAIDTAARKKEKKLSDFF from the coding sequence ATGGATTTTGCCGACAAGCACAGCCCAAAATCATTTTCCGAATTTGTTGGGAACAGGGAGGTTGTAGATGAGCTGAAAAAATGGGCCCTGGAGTGGCAGAGGGGCAGGCGGCAAAAGCCAGTCCTGATTGTAGGGCCCACAGCCTGCGGCAAGACCTGCCTTGCGCGCCTTGTGGCAAAGGAATTTGGATGGGAACTTGTGCACTCAAGTGCCTCTCAAAAGCGCTCTGCCGCCCAGATTGAAAGCGGATTTTTGCTTGCCGCAAGCACAACTGCGATGGATGGCGGCAGGAGGCTTGTACTTTTTGACGACGTTGAATGCGTGTGGCAGCAGGACAAGGGCGCAACTGCAGCCATAGCGTCACTTTTGCAAAACAGCCGCCAGCCAACCATCCTTACTGCCACAGATGCATATGACAAGAAAGTTGCACAGCTCAAATACCATTGCACGGTTGTGGAGCTAAAGCGGCCAACCGCCATTTCAATAAGAAAAGTTCTGGAGAGGATAAGGGATGCCCAGGGGCTTGCTGCAGACGATGGAATGCTTGAGCTTGTGTCAAGGAATGCAAACGGCGACATGAGGGGCGCAATAAACGACTTGCAGGCAAGAAACACCGAGGCGACAAGGGACAGGGAAAAAAACATATTTGAGACTGTACGGGGAATAATGAAGGCAAGGGCATACGGAGAGGCGAAAGGCGCTTATTCGCAATCCGGACAGGAGCATGATGAGGTAAAAGCCTGGGTTGGCTGGAACATTCCACTTGAGTTTGATGGCGGGGAGCAGGTGGCGGGAGAGCAGGAGATAGAGGCAATGGCAAGGGCTTTTGGGTGCTTGTCGCGCGCGGACATGTTTGACGGCAGGATAAGGAAAAGGCAGTATTGGGTGCTTTTGCGCTATTCTTCAGATCTTATGAGCGCGGGTGTGGCACTTTCAAAAACAGCGCAAACGGCAAAATTCGTCAAGTATGAACGTCCGCCTTTTTCATACAAATTTTCAGCCCAGTTTGGCGCTGCAAGGCAGATCAGCAGAAAAATAGCAAGGGTGGCGCACTGCAACATAAAGGAATCCGCGTGGTATTTGCCACTCGTTGCAGACGCTTTCAAAAAATCCCCCCTTGAAGTGAAGAGTTTGTATGGATTCGAGGATGAGGAACTTGCAACCATCTGCAAGGCAACGGAAAGCACGATAAAAAAACTTCTTGAAAAAGCACAAGCCCAAGAAAACGCAGCGAGTGAAACCAAAACAAAGGAGGATGGCACAGAAGCAGTGAAATCTTTGGGTGAAAAGGAGGCGCTGGTGAAAAAACCGAAGAAAACCGAAGAATCCGACAATGCCAAAAAGATTGAAAAGAAAACAATGGCTAAACTTGGGGAAGAAGGCTCAATCGAACCGGCAGGCAAAAAAATGGAGGCGGATGCTGGTGCAAAGGCCGCCAAAGCCATTGACACTGCCGCAAGGAAGAAGGAAAAAAAATTAAGCGACTTTTTCTGA
- a CDS encoding DUF92 domain-containing protein, whose translation MKAALLDFKGTALALAFGLGLLLLGGWQYLAMMLVFLFASVAVTKHGYEEKRELGIYEHERSWENVLANGIVPFICVVFLPIIGPWPFIGSLAAITADKFGSELGVLSDDPVSLGNFKKVKRGVSGAISKFGTLMSFDGALLIGACSYFVFPGISIWKVLAIALVGFLGCIADSLIGILEEKGIGNKATTNLACSAVGAFFGFFVLTTIA comes from the coding sequence ATGAAAGCAGCACTTCTTGATTTCAAAGGGACTGCACTTGCGCTTGCATTCGGGCTTGGCCTGCTTTTGCTTGGAGGCTGGCAATATCTTGCCATGATGCTTGTTTTCCTTTTTGCAAGCGTGGCTGTGACAAAGCACGGATATGAGGAAAAGCGCGAGCTTGGCATTTACGAACATGAGCGCTCCTGGGAAAATGTTCTTGCCAACGGCATTGTTCCTTTCATCTGCGTTGTCTTTCTTCCAATCATTGGCCCGTGGCCCTTCATAGGCTCGCTTGCTGCAATCACTGCAGACAAGTTCGGCTCCGAGCTTGGGGTGCTTTCCGACGACCCGGTTTCCCTTGGCAACTTCAAAAAGGTGAAGCGCGGGGTGTCAGGCGCAATCTCAAAATTCGGCACGCTTATGAGCTTTGACGGGGCGCTTTTGATTGGCGCCTGCTCTTATTTCGTTTTCCCGGGAATCAGCATTTGGAAGGTTCTTGCAATAGCGCTTGTCGGGTTTTTGGGCTGCATTGCAGACTCCCTAATCGGCATACTTGAAGAAAAGGGCATTGGCAACAAGGCAACCACCAATCTTGCCTGCTCGGCAGTCGGGGCGTTTTTTGGATTTTTTGTCCTCACCACTATTGCCTGA